A genomic stretch from Pontivivens ytuae includes:
- a CDS encoding LuxR family transcriptional regulator, with amino-acid sequence MPDYEHLLTEMQDHFGLSHMSYYWVCPPPGSRSENILFTTYPKDWIEHYFERNYGESDPVLRFARQTLLPFGWDDLRSETALSRSFFEEAEDFGVGHTGLSVPVWGRFGESALFSVTAEWSKTDWEGFLDGHLADLSHAALLLHDSVMSNITAKQDGATKALSVREVEVLEWAARGKTAWETAQILGLSEKTVYFYLRRATSKLGVSSKTQAVARAAVSRVIQL; translated from the coding sequence GTGCCAGACTATGAACATCTCCTGACGGAGATGCAGGATCATTTCGGCCTGAGCCATATGTCGTACTACTGGGTCTGCCCGCCACCGGGATCGCGGTCCGAGAACATCCTGTTCACAACCTACCCGAAGGATTGGATCGAGCACTATTTCGAACGGAACTATGGTGAGAGCGATCCGGTTCTTCGCTTCGCCCGGCAGACCCTGCTACCGTTCGGTTGGGACGATCTGCGCTCCGAGACGGCGCTATCGCGATCGTTCTTCGAGGAGGCAGAGGATTTCGGCGTCGGGCATACCGGCCTGTCGGTTCCGGTTTGGGGGCGCTTTGGTGAGAGTGCACTTTTCTCCGTAACGGCCGAGTGGTCCAAGACAGACTGGGAAGGTTTCCTCGACGGCCACCTCGCCGATTTATCGCATGCAGCGCTGCTTCTACACGACTCGGTAATGTCCAACATAACCGCGAAACAGGACGGCGCTACAAAAGCCCTTTCCGTGCGCGAGGTCGAGGTGCTGGAATGGGCCGCCCGCGGGAAGACAGCGTGGGAGACCGCTCAGATCCTCGGCCTGAGTGAAAAGACGGTCTACTTCTACCTGCGAAGAGCGACCTCCAAGCTCGGGGTCTCGTCGAAAACGCAAGCCGTTGCGAGAGCCGCCGTGTCGCGCGTGATCCAGCTTTGA
- a CDS encoding MFS transporter: MAESAATPRSEILLCILLWSLGGLTGPMLYPVLPDMAGALNEAPARVHLTVSLFFAGFALSHLVLLRLVERLDFLDLIALSLVLFIVASILAALAANVETVIAARFVQGLSYGVLPTAVRALLCRNRSAAAANRDLSIVAGVVFLIPIGTPVAGAALAERFGWSSVFWFQWIYALAVLVPVLLHRKTGEPPEQYSVRRVARVPTADILKRMTADRAGLVAAAQMVLLYSLVMLLPFDIARVVPSLSEHAMRDAAILVAASFAAIALGSFLAARRTSAFTPGLLATCGAAAALAAVEALAQPSLIRFGVGTTLISVGLGLTVWSAMARAMTAGGDAPLFRSAVLGFVQYGGAFLVVTFTSLCVPPLAFGHFAVATGVLVSVLLLTAASHRTGIGAARVAEQ, from the coding sequence ATGGCTGAGTCCGCCGCCACGCCGCGATCGGAAATCTTGCTGTGCATCCTGCTCTGGTCGTTGGGCGGGTTGACCGGGCCGATGCTCTATCCGGTTCTGCCCGACATGGCGGGCGCGCTGAACGAGGCTCCGGCCCGCGTGCACCTGACGGTGTCGCTGTTCTTCGCGGGTTTCGCGCTCTCCCACCTCGTGCTTCTACGTCTGGTGGAGCGCCTTGACTTCCTCGATCTCATTGCGCTGAGCCTCGTGCTCTTCATCGTCGCGAGCATCCTTGCCGCCCTAGCCGCGAACGTGGAGACGGTGATCGCGGCAAGGTTCGTGCAAGGACTGTCCTATGGCGTCCTACCCACTGCGGTCCGCGCCCTGCTCTGCCGGAACCGCAGCGCGGCGGCAGCCAACCGGGATCTGTCCATCGTGGCTGGCGTCGTCTTTCTGATCCCCATCGGGACACCCGTCGCTGGCGCCGCCTTGGCGGAGCGTTTCGGATGGAGCTCCGTTTTCTGGTTTCAGTGGATCTACGCGCTTGCCGTTCTGGTACCCGTGCTACTGCATCGCAAAACAGGGGAGCCACCGGAGCAATACTCCGTCCGCCGGGTCGCGCGGGTGCCGACGGCCGACATCCTCAAGAGGATGACGGCCGACCGCGCCGGTCTGGTCGCGGCAGCACAGATGGTTCTGCTCTACAGCCTCGTCATGCTGCTGCCCTTCGATATAGCGCGCGTCGTGCCGTCACTGAGCGAGCATGCAATGCGGGACGCCGCGATCCTCGTCGCGGCCTCGTTCGCCGCGATCGCGCTCGGCAGCTTCCTCGCCGCGCGGCGGACGTCGGCCTTCACTCCCGGCCTGCTGGCGACATGCGGGGCCGCTGCGGCGCTGGCAGCCGTCGAGGCCCTCGCCCAGCCGTCTCTGATCCGCTTCGGGGTGGGAACGACCCTTATCTCTGTTGGACTGGGTCTCACGGTCTGGTCAGCCATGGCCCGCGCAATGACTGCAGGAGGGGATGCGCCGCTTTTCCGCAGCGCGGTGCTCGGCTTTGTCCAATACGGTGGCGCTTTTCTGGTCGTCACCTTCACCAGTCTCTGTGTGCCGCCGCTGGCGTTCGGTCACTTCGCGGTCGCAACCGGGGTGCTCGTAAGCGTCCTACTGCTCACCGCGGCCAGTCACCGGACCGGAATCGGCGCCGCGCGGGTTGCGGAACAATAG